From the bacterium genome, the window TGCTTTCGCAGCACACAATGGGGAGAGTATTTGTTGATGCGATGGCCGACTCACTCAAGAGTGCGCGATCGGGACGGCGAGGCTGGCGCACCCAATTTGTGGATAACGCCTCGGCCTACTGCACCCTTCTGCACATTCATATCTGTGACGAAAATCACGTCTACTTCCCGCGAGCGGAGAAAATCCTGCGCAAACTCGGGTCGAGTCCGAAATTGCCAGATGCTCACACGACGGCAAGACAAAGATATCGTTCGCAGTTGGAAGGTCTTTACAGGCGCTACGTCTTAGTCAACACGAGAGGAGTTGGTTGTCATTCCCAGCAGTGTGTGAAAGCGATCAACTCGTGAAGTGCTCGCTCCATACCGTGACCAACCGTCCTACTGTGCCTCATGGTCGCAGGAAATAGGCCCGGACGACCTCCGGAGACTCCGTTGAAATCCAAGTGTGAAAACCACGCTCCATTGCCTTGTCAATGAGCGGTGCAGGTTCAAAGGGTGTGACAATCTCAAGGATGTCTCCCTTGGCCAGCGAGGCCAGTTCCTGGAGCACTCTACCCATAGGTTGTTCGCCAGCGCTAATCATCGGGCGAACGTCCATGCGTTTGACTATCCGATCCGTCCTCAGCCAATCAGGTGTCTCGGGGCAGGATCTGGGTCCGAGCGGTACTTCGTCACTCAACTGATAGTCTGGCTGTTCAACTGCCTGGCGCAGAGTGTTGATCATTTCCGCGACAGACACACCACCGACTCGTGCCGCTTGGCTTAGGCTGGTTACTCGCGCGACCGTACGCCGCAGGATCGGATTGCGTAGCTTCTTGAAAGGAGGAGCGATCTGGATCAGCACATTCTCCAATTCAGGGAAGGCATCGAGTAGCTCACCCACTTTTGTCTGCGGAGTTATCAGCTTTTTCGGTGTTTCGGTCATGTGCGCTCCTGATCATAAGTCAACAGACGTTGCTCACCGGACAGTGACCGTTTAGCAGTCAGGTCCTGGCTGACCTCCAGGGTGCCGAGGTACTCACCAGTCTCGCCACGGACGGCAAAATACTCGATATGGATGAATTTCTCGCGCATCTGGATCCAGAATGGCGCACGATCCGCCTTTCCGGAGCGAAAGTCATCGATGATCTTCTGGACAATGTGTACACTTGCTGGCGGGTGGCACATCTGAACTTTACGTCCCAAGATCGCTCTGTTCCGCTCAAAAATCCGCTCGCTTCCCTGTGTGAAGTACTTTACGGTGTCATCAGCGCCGACGAATGTCAGGTCAAACGGGATGGTATTCAGAATGCACTGTATCTCCTGGGCGCTCAGGCTACCACTTGGGAAATGTACCCTATCTGCTGTTGGCTCTATGGTCACGGCTTCTGGCAAACCCTCAGGCCGCCAGGTGTTCGTCGGATCGTAGATGCAGAAACCGATCTGTGGACTATGCTGGTATATGACATACCATTCTGCCGCATCCAGTTTGTCGAGGCACATGGGAAGGAAAATCTCTTCCTCTTTAAAGATCATTTCCTTGACAGCGTCTGCCGCGGGGCGTAGCAACAACTCTATTATTCCTTTGGCATCGCTGGCAGAGACTTGACCGTGGTATTCCAGCCCTTCGAGGGCTGCGCTGATGGCGGCACGAACCTCGTCATCTTTTCCCCACATCACCTTTGGTGGTCCGGTTATGCCCTTCCGCTCAAGATAGGGAAATATTAGATTTTCCTTTCGACTGTAGTGCTTGCCAACGTCAGCCAGTCGGCTAA encodes:
- a CDS encoding DUF438 domain-containing protein, with product MSELIDSAKARRAVLKHLILQLHSGTAPEHVKPQLLRLLGRVPYHEVVEVEQELIADGVPTEEILKMCDLHSAAMRGALEGADAQNVPAGHPVHTFKKENEALAGELQLADKLFAEIEVMADENNATEALGQLRLRFSRLADVGKHYSRKENLIFPYLERKGITGPPKVMWGKDDEVRAAISAALEGLEYHGQVSASDAKGIIELLLRPAADAVKEMIFKEEEIFLPMCLDKLDAAEWYVIYQHSPQIGFCIYDPTNTWRPEGLPEAVTIEPTADRVHFPSGSLSAQEIQCILNTIPFDLTFVGADDTVKYFTQGSERIFERNRAILGRKVQMCHPPASVHIVQKIIDDFRSGKADRAPFWIQMREKFIHIEYFAVRGETGEYLGTLEVSQDLTAKRSLSGEQRLLTYDQERT
- a CDS encoding hemerythrin domain-containing protein; this translates as MVPGKIHHPIIQVLLEEHVVIQQALTVLSVLTGRVKRHRTVALTDLSLLIRFFQKYADKIHHRTEEDQLFVAVERNRILRRMNQRLLSQHTMGRVFVDAMADSLKSARSGRRGWRTQFVDNASAYCTLLHIHICDENHVYFPRAEKILRKLGSSPKLPDAHTTARQRYRSQLEGLYRRYVLVNTRGVGCHSQQCVKAINS
- a CDS encoding DUF1858 domain-containing protein, giving the protein MTETPKKLITPQTKVGELLDAFPELENVLIQIAPPFKKLRNPILRRTVARVTSLSQAARVGGVSVAEMINTLRQAVEQPDYQLSDEVPLGPRSCPETPDWLRTDRIVKRMDVRPMISAGEQPMGRVLQELASLAKGDILEIVTPFEPAPLIDKAMERGFHTWISTESPEVVRAYFLRP